TGCTTGTAATCCCATTTGAAAGAACCAGTCTGAGAAAGGCTCCGTAATATGCTGAAAGAAAAAGAGATCCGTTACTCCCTCCAACATTTTTGGCCGATCATTTAGTGTTCCTGTAATGAAATTATTTGCTATTTCTTCTGGAACACTAGTCGGAGATGCAGCGCCTATAAGGACAAGCTTGGATACTCCATAACCTTGATATCGAGCCATATATCGAATCGAGATTCCTCCTCCTGTGGAGTGCCCTGCTAGTGTGAAGTTTTTTAACTGTAATGCCTCTATTACTGCACGGATATCATCTGCCAATCTGTCAAAATTGTAGCCACTAAATGGTTTATCAGAGTTACCGTAACCCCTCCAGTCAATGCCTATACATCGGTACCCCATTGCTGGAAGAATATTAAATTGATATTCAAACTGCTTATGGTTTAAAGGCCAACCATGTATAAATAGTATTGTTTTACTCCCCTCTGGGTTCACATCCTCTACATATATTTTCACACCTCGTTCTACAGTAACAAAGTATCCCATGCTGTTTCCTCCGTCTAATTAAAATGGCTTTAACAATAGGATACTCATCTAAGGCAATATAGGTGAATGTCTATTCTT
The nucleotide sequence above comes from Paenibacillus sp. IHBB 10380. Encoded proteins:
- a CDS encoding alpha/beta fold hydrolase, giving the protein MGYFVTVERGVKIYVEDVNPEGSKTILFIHGWPLNHKQFEYQFNILPAMGYRCIGIDWRGYGNSDKPFSGYNFDRLADDIRAVIEALQLKNFTLAGHSTGGGISIRYMARYQGYGVSKLVLIGAASPTSVPEEIANNFITGTLNDRPKMLEGVTDLFFFQHITEPFSDWFFQMGLQAAGWSTAAVMTTLRDENVYNDLSKIFVPTLIIHGIHDKIVPFTNAQETNKLIKNSQLVPFQYSGHGTFWEERDKFNQILMQFIG